From a single Drosophila sulfurigaster albostrigata strain 15112-1811.04 chromosome 3, ASM2355843v2, whole genome shotgun sequence genomic region:
- the LOC133844099 gene encoding pyrimidodiazepine synthase isoform X1 — translation MSIPLKHFKKGSIKPTLPEDDVLRFYSMRFCPFSHRVALLLAAKQLPHHKVYIDLIEKPEWYTEYSPLGKVPALQLTHVAGQPALVESLIIAAYLDEQYPQRPLFSKDPLQKALDKILIERFAGVVSAVYPVLTCNPNAPPDALQNFEKALDVFEQELIKRGTRYFGGEQIGIVDYMIWPWFERFPSLKYNTEQGYELNAKRFQNLLKWRELLAQDEAVKATATDVQLHVKFQQSKLQGKPNYDIAFQQQ, via the exons ATGAGCATTCCACTTAAGCACTTTAAAAAAG GCTCCATCAAGCCAACGTTGCCCGAGGATGACGTACTCCGCTTCTACTCCATGCGCTTTTGCCCCTTCTCGCATCGCGTCGCTTTGCTGCTGGCAGCCAAACAATTGCCCCATCACAAGGTCTACATTGATCTGATCGAGAAGCCCGAGTGGTACACGGAGTACAGTCCCTTGGGCAAGGTACCTGCTCTGCAGCTGACCCATGTTGCTGGACAACCGGCGTTGGTGGAATCTCTCATTATAGCCGCCTATTTGGATGAACAGTATCCGCAGCGTCCGCTCTTCTCGAAGGATCCGCTGCAGAAGGCGTTGGACAAGATACTTATTGAGCGTTTCGCTGGCGTTGTGAGCGCCGTGTATCCTGTGCTCACCTGCAATCCCAATGCGCCGCCAGATGCGCTGCAGAACTTTGAGAAGGCGCTGGATGTGTTCGAACAGGAGCTGATTAAGCGTGGCACCCGCTACTTTGGTGGCGAACAGATTGGCATTGTGGACTACATGATCTGGCCGTGGTTTGAGCGTTTTCCCAGCCTCAAATACAACACGGAGCAGGGCTACGAACTGAATGCCAAGCGCTTCCAGAACTTG CTCAAATGGCGCGAACTGTTGGCGCAGGATGAAGCAGTTAAAGCGACTGCAACGGATGTGCAGCTGCATGTGAAATTCCAGCAGTCGAAGCTGCAGGGCAAGCCCAACTATGACATTGCCTttcagcagcaataa
- the LOC133844099 gene encoding pyrimidodiazepine synthase isoform X2 → MSIPLKHFKKGTPKPELPDDGVLRFYSMRFCPYSERAALVLAAKKIPHHKVYIDLNEKPEWYTDYSPLGKVPAVQLTAVAGQPALVESLVIAEYLDEAYPERKLLPTDALQKALDKILIERLAPAVSAVYPVLFTNNPPADALQKFEAALDVFEEEIKKRGTPYFAGQQIGFVDYMLWPWFERFPALKITLADKYELDKTRYAKLLQWRDLVAQDEAVKAVALDPRVHAKFMFARHEGKPNYDVAFEPV, encoded by the exons ATGAGCATTCCACTTAAGCACTTTAAAAAAG GTACGCCGAAACCAGAACTTCCCGATGATGGCGTCTTGCGCTTTTACTCTATGCGCTTCTGTCCATACTCGGAACGCGCCGCCTTGGTGCTGGCCGCCAAGAAGATTCCCCATCACAAGGTCTACATTGATCTGAACGAGAAGCCCGAATGGTATACGGATTACAGCCCATTGGGCAAGGTGCCAGCGGTTCAATTGACCGCTGTTGCCGGTCAACCGGCTTTGGTGGAATCGCTGGTCATTGCCGAGTATCTGGATGAAGCGTATCCAGAGCGCAAACTACTCCCAACAGATGCCCTGCAAAAGGCGCTGGATAAGATACTCATTGAGCGATTGGCACCAGCCGTTAGCGCTGTCTACCCCGTTTTATTTACGAACAATCCGCCAGCGGATGCGCTCCAGAAATTCGAAGCAGCGCTGGACGTGTTCGAAGAGGAGATCAAGAAGCGTGGCACTCCCTACTTTGCCGGCCAGCAGATTGGCTTTGTCGACTACATGCTCTGGCCGTGGTTCGAGCGTTTCCCAGCACTGAAGATTACGCTGGCCGACAAATATGAGTTGGACAAGACTCGCTATGCAAAGCTTTTGCAGTGGCGCGATCTGGTGGCACAGGATGAGGCTGTAAAGGCTGTGGCATTGGACCCTCGGGTGCATGCCAAGTTTATGTTTGCACGTCACGAGGGCAAACCCAACTACGATGTGGCCTTTGAGCCCGTATAA
- the LOC133844100 gene encoding pyrimidodiazepine synthase has product MSSGRHLAKGSPTPDVPEDGILRLYSMRFCPFAQRVHLVLDAKQIPYHSIYINLTEKPEWLFEKNPQGKVPALELVREPGPPVLTESLLICEYLDEQYPLRPLYPRDPLKKVQEKLLIERFNAVLGAFFKASDGGDIEPFWNGLDVYERELSRRDTAFFGGEQTGILDYMIWPWCERLELLKLQRGEDYNFDETRFPQLSLWLERMKRDVAVMAFYMEAEVQAEFLRTRSAGKPNYNLLVKDA; this is encoded by the exons ATGAGCAGCGGCAGACACTTGGCAAAAG GTTCACCCACGCCCGATGTGCCCGAGGATGGCATCTTGCGTCTCTACTCGATGCGCTTTTGTCCGTTTGCACAGCGTGTGCATCTGGTGCTCGATGCCAAACAGATTCCATATCACAGCATTTACATAAATCTCACAGAGAAACCCGAGTGGCTGTTCGAAAAGAATCCGCAGGGCAAGGTGCCAGCTTTGGAGCTGGTGCGTGAGCCTGGACCGCCAGTGTTGACTGAATCGCTGCTCATTTGCGAGTACCTGGACGAGCAGTATCCACTGCGTCCGCTGTACCCCAGGGATCCGCTGAAGAAGGTGCAGGAGAAACTGCTCATTGAACGATTTAATGCCGTGTTGGGCGCCTTCTTCAAGGCATCGGATGGCGGTGATATTGAACCATTTTGGAATGGTTTGGATGTCTACGAGCGTGAGCTGAGCAGGCGAGACACGGCCTTCTTTGGTGGCGAACAGACGGGCATATTGGACTACATGATCTGGCCATGGTGCGAGCGCTTGGAGTTGCTCAAGCTGCAGCGTGGCGAAGACTACAATTTCGATGAGACGCGTTTTCCGCAGCTG TCGCTGTGGCTGGAGCGCATGAAGCGTGATGTGGCTGTGATGGCGTTCTACATGGAGGCCGAGGTGCAGGCTGAATTTCTGCGCACGCGCAGTGCCGGCAAACCCAACTACAATCTGCTGGTCAAGGATGCCTAA
- the LOC133844101 gene encoding pyrimidodiazepine synthase-like translates to MSAGKHLGKGSVHPALPDDGVPRLYSMRFCPFAERAHLALNAKKVPHHTIYVNLIEKPEWLVDVSPLLKVPALHLVGEKEQPSLIESLIIVEYLDEKYPENPLLPKDPLKRAQDKILVERFNALTGAFMKIALQGGDGADFWPALDIFENELGKRGTPYFSGEKPGFADYMIWPWLERLPVAEYFLKERYNFDKQRYAKISAWLELIVKDEVVQSHYATPEQHLAYWRSREAGKINYDLLA, encoded by the exons ATGAGTGCAGGCAAACATTTGGGCAAGG GTTCAGTTCATCCCGCTCTCCCCGACGATGGCGTTCCTCGTCTCTACTCCATGCGCTTCTGTCCTTTTGCTGAGCGTGCTCATCTTGCCTTGAATGCCAAGAAGGTGCCGCATCACACCATCTACGTTAATCTGATCGAGAAACCCGAGTGGCTGGTCGATGTGAGTCCTTTGCTCAAGGTTCCTGCCCTGCATTTGGTGGGAGAGAAGGAGCAGCCTTCGCTCATCGAGTCGCTGATCATTGTCGAATATCTGGATGAGAAATATCCAGAGAATCCTCTGCTGCCCAAGGATCCTTTAAAGCGTGCTCAAGATAAGATACTCGTGGAGCGTTTCAATGCTCTTACGGGTGCCTTCATGAAGATCGCACTCCAAGGTGGAGATGGCGCTGATTTTTGGCCAGCCCTTGACATATTTGAGAACGAACTGGGCAAGCGTGGCACACCCTATTTCAGTGGAGAGAAACCCGGATTTGCGGACTACATGATCTGGCCATGGCTCGAGCGTCTGCCTGTTGCTGAGTATTTCCTCAAGGAACGCTACAACTTTGACAAGCAGCGTTATGCCAAGATCAGCGCCTGGTTGGAGCTGATCGTCAAGGATGAAGTTGTGCAATCTCATTATGCTACTCCCGAGCAGCACTTGGCCTACTGGAGGAGTCGCGAAGCTGGCAAGATCAATTATGATCTGCTCGCTTGA